Genomic DNA from Acidimicrobiia bacterium:
CTTCCACACGCGGCTCGTCGCGGCATTGACCTCGCGCTGTGCGGCGAGCTCCGTGTCGAGGCGCGTCGACTGCTGCGCGAACGCGTTGCCCCAGGGATTCTCCGGACCCGTGGGGACCGGTCCCGCCTCGACTTCGTACACGGTGTTGCCGGCGCCGTCGACGTCGAGGTCGAGGCGAGCGGAGAACAAGTGCTGGTGGTGGGGCGCCGCGAGGCCGGGCGCGATCACGTTCGCAAACTCCGGTTGCTCACCGGGCGCGATCGCCATCGGCGAGACGATACCGGTGAGTTTCACCTCGAGCTGGATGTTGCCGTCGAGGTAGAAGTACCAGTAGAAGCCGTACTCGTAGTTCCCAACCGTTGAGATGAAGCTGACGACGAGCCGGCGCGAGCGGCGGACTTCGTTCGTGTTCCCGCGCTGGTCGACATGCTTCCAGAGGATCCCGTAGTCCTCTTCGTGCATGCAGATCGCGTGCTCGACGTTGTACGGCTCGCCCTGCTCGGTCGCGAGCACGGCGTCGAAGTAGTGGATCTCGCCGAGACAATCGCAACCGAGTTGCAGCGAGTTCGCCATCCGACCGAGGCCCCACTCGCCGGCGTCGAACGCGTTCTTCCAGCCGTGCATCGCGCCCGGGTGCCCGTATGGCACCACCATCTCGCACACCGACGCTCGGTGGAGCACGGGCCGGACGCGGTCACCGTCGTGGTAGGCGACGGTGTGCAACACCAGGCCCTCGTAGGGATCGAAGCCGACGCGGAACGACCACCGCTGCCACCGCACGAGGTTCCCGTCGACGTGGAAGCTCGGACCCTCGGGCTGGACGATCGCGAGCGGCCTGAGGCCGTCGCGCAGTGGGCCGACGTCTTCGGGGAGGTACGAGCCGCGCTCGGGCGGCAGCGGCACCACACCGAGGTCGACGACTTCGAGCACCTCGCCCGCGCCCTGGTCGAAGAAAGCGATGAGCCCTTCGATCGGGCGCGCGTACCCGTTGTCAGCGTCGGACTCGCGCAGGTACGCGATGCACCGGCTGATGCGGCGGCCGTCCTCGTGAGCGACGCCGAACGAACCGGCAGGCCACGGGTCGATCTGGACGATCGCATCTTCGGCGATCCCGCGTCGCCGGAGCGCCGCCTGCCAGCCGGGGTGTGCGGTCACGCCGATGATCGCCGACAGTGACTCGCCGAAGAGCAACGCGGGTCGCACACCTTCACACACCGTCCACGAACGGATCTCGCCCGACGTCACCGAGAGGACGACCTCGATGGCGTCGAGCCGGGCACCGGGTGGCACGAGCAGCGCCTCGATCTCCCGGTCGACGGTCGAGGCATCGGCGTTCTTCGCGGGCTCGTACAACCGCACGTGCACGAACACCGAGTTGGCCTCGAACCGCTGGTCGGCCCGGACGATCTCGACCGCCCGGCGGATCTCGTCCGGAGTGACCATGGCCAGCGGGTGCACAGACGTGGTGGTCATGCGCGCTGGTCGAACGCGACCTTGATCGCGCCGGACTCGTCCTGCGTGGCGAGCGCGGTGAACGCGGTACGCCAGTCGTCGAGCGCGAAGGTGTGCGTGAGCATGTCGGTGAGGTCCACACGGCCGGAGCTTGCGAGGTCGAGATAGTGGGCGATGCCGTGCTTGCGGACGCCGTCGACCTCTTCGAACCCGAACGCGTTGGAACCGACCCAGCTGATCTCCTTGAAGTACAGCGGCGTCCACTCCCATGAAGTCGGTCCGTGCACACCGGCCTTCACGAGTGTGCCGTGCGCCTTGAGCAAGCACACCGATACCTCGAGGGTCTCCTTCTTCGAGATGGTGTCGTACACGATGTCGATCCCGCCCGGGTACGCCATCGGCAGATCGTGGTTGCCCCGGAGGACACCGCCCGACCAGTCGGCCGCGGCCTCGATCAGTTCCTTGACCGGCGAGTGGGCGAAGACCGCGCTCGCACCCAACTTGCGCGCGAGCTCACCCTGACTCTCGAAGCGCGCGACGACGCCGACCTCGACGTTCGGGTAGAGCGCGCGGAGAATGGCGACCGCGCAACTTCCGAGTGCGCCCGAGCCGTACACGAGCGCCTTGCCGTGCGGCGGCGGTGGGTGCCGCGTGATGCCGTGCAGCGACACCGCGAACGGGTCGGCGAACACCGCGATCTCGTCGCGCACGGAATCCGGCACCGGGAAGAGCATGGAGGGATGCGCGGGCATGAGGGTCGCAAACCCCCCGCTCGCGTCCTTCGACGTGCCGGTGTGGATGCCGGGGGCAATCGGTGGGACGGTGAAGTTCCAGCACAGGCTGAGATCGCCGACCTCGCACGCCGGACAGATCGGTGACACGCCCCGCGGCACGCACGACAGCCAAGGGTTGAGCACGACGCGATCGCCGACCTCTATGC
This window encodes:
- a CDS encoding primary-amine oxidase, giving the protein MTTTSVHPLAMVTPDEIRRAVEIVRADQRFEANSVFVHVRLYEPAKNADASTVDREIEALLVPPGARLDAIEVVLSVTSGEIRSWTVCEGVRPALLFGESLSAIIGVTAHPGWQAALRRRGIAEDAIVQIDPWPAGSFGVAHEDGRRISRCIAYLRESDADNGYARPIEGLIAFFDQGAGEVLEVVDLGVVPLPPERGSYLPEDVGPLRDGLRPLAIVQPEGPSFHVDGNLVRWQRWSFRVGFDPYEGLVLHTVAYHDGDRVRPVLHRASVCEMVVPYGHPGAMHGWKNAFDAGEWGLGRMANSLQLGCDCLGEIHYFDAVLATEQGEPYNVEHAICMHEEDYGILWKHVDQRGNTNEVRRSRRLVVSFISTVGNYEYGFYWYFYLDGNIQLEVKLTGIVSPMAIAPGEQPEFANVIAPGLAAPHHQHLFSARLDLDVDGAGNTVYEVEAGPVPTGPENPWGNAFAQQSTRLDTELAAQREVNAATSRVWKVVNPSRLNRLGQPVGYKLVPTMSTPTMLASPESSVGQRAGFARHNLWVTPYARDERRAAGEYPNQHAGGDGLPRWTAADRAITDTDVVLWYTFGVTHFVRPEDWPVMPVEYTGFLLSPFGFFDRNPALDLPPTSADGSCHTGS
- a CDS encoding alcohol dehydrogenase catalytic domain-containing protein; the protein is MRALLYGIQPPPMPQPETDNPLIAALARTPMDLVEMDDPGFLLPDWVVTRPRLTGVCGSDSKQVFMDWGEMSMDNPMRDFSSMPQVPGHEVVADVVALGPEAEGIEVGDRVVLNPWLSCVPRGVSPICPACEVGDLSLCWNFTVPPIAPGIHTGTSKDASGGFATLMPAHPSMLFPVPDSVRDEIAVFADPFAVSLHGITRHPPPPHGKALVYGSGALGSCAVAILRALYPNVEVGVVARFESQGELARKLGASAVFAHSPVKELIEAAADWSGGVLRGNHDLPMAYPGGIDIVYDTISKKETLEVSVCLLKAHGTLVKAGVHGPTSWEWTPLYFKEISWVGSNAFGFEEVDGVRKHGIAHYLDLASSGRVDLTDMLTHTFALDDWRTAFTALATQDESGAIKVAFDQRA